The genomic stretch CTCCGAATTAAAGAGTTAATTAAAATTAAATCCATATCATGAATCCACAAGTAGGGGTAATAATGGGCAGCCAATCGGATCTTCCGATCATGGCCGAAGCCGCAGAAATGCTGGAACAACTGGGCGTAAGCTACGAATTGACGGTAGTATCTGCCCACCGGACTCCTGAGCGGATGATAGATTATGCGCATTCGGCACGTGAAAGGGGGATCAAAGTGATCATAGCAGGAGCAGGAGGAGCAGCTCACCTACCTGGAATGGTGGCTTCTATGACCAGTCTTCCGGTGATCGGGGTGCCTATCAAAAGTTCTAATTCCATCGATGGATGGGATAGCATACTCTCTATTTTGCAGATGCCTGGTGGTATCCCTGTAGCTACAGTAGCGCTGAATGGAGGTAAAAACGCCGGGATTCTGGCGGCATCGATTGTAGGCTCTTTCGATCCTCAAGTAGGAGAAAGACTGGATGCTTATAAAAGGACGCTGAAAGAAAAAGTAGAGGAATCTGCCGCCCAGATTGAGTCCAGGGGGTGGAAAGAGATACTTAAGAAATAAAAAGAAGGAGACTGTCTTAAACTAAGTGGTCGTTTTTGTCAGGCTGAGCGAAGTCTTTAATGAGTTGATTAAGCCCATTTCGACTTCGCTCAATGTGACAATTATAAGTTATGAGACAGTCTTCTTAAAGTTTTACCATGAATTGGAAGAAGATAATTCGCTTTAAGATCGGGGATGTTCCTTGGGAAATACCTCTTGATGTTCTGTTGCTTGTAGGGGCGGTTGCCTTGGTGTTGATGGGAGTAGGTGCTTACTTCGGTTTTCAGTTTGGAAGCAGTTAGTCAGTAAAGATCCCCCATCCGTCATCATACTTTTCGTCTGGGTCGAATCCCTTAATCCACTCCTTAAAGAGCAAACGGTATTCTTGTATTGCTTCCCGCAGTAGTTCCAGATGTTCCTCAGCATGGGTTTCTTCCATCCCTAGTTGATAAGTCATGGAATAGAGGCTTTTGGCATGTACTTTCATGATGACGGCCTTCTCCATTTTCAGCACATAGTCAGATATACCTTCTGCCCCGGCGAATTTAGCGCTCATCACCATCGCGTCTTCCATCATAATATTGCCGTAGAGTTCCTTTCTCGCCTCATCCAAACTTCCCACTAATGCCCGGGTGAGTCCAAATATATCCCTGGCTTTTTTCATCAGGGGATGCCTATAGATCTTTTCATGCTCCTTGCGGGCATCAAACTCTTCATCCCCGTCATCCCAGCCTTCGTCTTCATCTTCATCGTCCCACATAGCAGTCGGTCTTAGAATGGTAACTTGTCTTCTTCGCCTTCAGAATGGAAGCTGTCCACCTCTGGCATGGCAGCCGCACTTGCTCCCCCTTTGTTCTCAACTTTGAAGGCTTTTACTTCGGTGTACCACCTTCCATTATACTCCCTACTTTCCACATCTATGCTCAAAGTGACAGTTTCTCCTGCGTTGATTGAAAATTGATCGATTTTGTCTCCCCAAAGTGCCACACAGACTTTTTTAGGATATTGCCCGGGAGTTTCCAGGATAAATTCCTGTTTTCTCCATTCGTTTCCACTTTTTGATTTCCCGCCTACTTCGGGCAGTTTTTGGATTATTTTTCCAGTCAATTCCATTATTGTAATTTTAAATTTTCAGCTAGCGAAGTTACGCATTGCGGTGGAAATTTTCTGCTGAAAGGGGAGTAATTTACTTTTGAGTTTGCCTTTGATTTAACATTTTTTGGCATAAACATTGGGTGTTTTGCACCAATAACCCTGAAGTGAAATAATTTTGAGTTGTGTTATGGGGATGAGGCAAAATATTATTCTGATTTAGCCTGATGTTGGCCTTTCGATACAAAATCATTGGATTTTCTTTGCAGAGTTGTTTCCGAAATCATACTTTTAAAAACCTTTTCATTTTCTTTCATCCTAATCCGATACTATGGCCTAGACCTTTACGTTTATAATAAACCAACTTAAAATGAGTAAACGAATTGGTCCAAAGGACAGCGAATTGATAGCACAGTATCGAAATGGTAGTGATGCTGCCTTCGATCTATTGGTAGATCGGTACAAAAATAAAATGTACACCACAATATTTCTGATCGTTAAGGATCAGAAAATAGCTGAGGATTTGCTTCAAGATGTATTCGTGAAAGTAGTTAATACGCTAAATTCAGATAAATACAACGAAGAAGGGAAGTTTCAGCCGTGGGTAATGCGTATATCTCATAATCTGGCTATCGATTATTTTAGGAAAGCCAAGAGATACCCGACTATATTGATGGAAGACGGTTCCAATGTTTTCAATTCGCTTCAGTTTGCGGAAGAAAATGTGGAGGACCGTCAGGTACGTGAGGACAATATTGAATTGGTGAAGCGTCTTATTGAGGAGCTTCCCGAGACCCAAAAGCAGGTCTTGATCATGAGGCACTACCTGGATATGAGTTTTCAGGAAATAGCCGATCAGACCGGAGTCAGTATTAATACCGCTTTGGGGAGAATGCGATACGCGCTGATTCACCTGCGGAAGAAAATGAATCAACTAAATTTTGCATATGACAAAACCATTTACCCCAAATGACCTGATAAGGTATATATATCAGGAAATGCCGGAGGTAGAGCAAGAACTCTTAGTGCAAGCCTTGCATAGCGATGATTCGCTGATGCAAGAATATGTAGAGATGCTGAGCACAATAGAGCAGGTGGATCAAATCCGGCTCCAACCTTCAGAAAAAGTAGTACAGGCGATCAAGAGAAACGCCAAATCTACGGGACTAGAGAAAGTCTGAATGATATCGGTACCCCGCTTCGGCGGGGTTTTTTTATTGGGGAAGATTTTTTAAAAATATGGAGGCTTCTTGCAGCAATTTACTGTATGTTGAGTCCTTGAACCCATGTCCCTCACCCGGCACAACGGTGAATTTGTATTCTACTCCGGCATTTTGCAGCGCTTTAGCGAGTAGTTCGCTTTGCGAAATAGGGACTACCGTATCTAGGGTTCCATGGAAAAAAATGCTGGGGACTGATTGCTGATCAACAAAACTAAGAGGACTGGATGTCTTGTATGCTCCTGGATTTGACTCAGGTGTCCCTCCGACTAAACCCTGTAAACCTAAGGCTGTGATGGGGTTGAAATCATAGAGAGAGGCAAGGTCAGTAGGTGGAAAAAAGGCAATGACAGCCTGTATATTTCCAATTTGTTGATGCTTATAGGCGTGTAATAAAGCCAGATGCCCTCCTGCACTGGCACCGGCCAGAATAATTCTGTCCGACACGTTCCATTCGTGGGTCTTTGAGAGTATATAGTTTACCGCATCTATCACATCATGTTCCTGTTGAGGAAAAGAGTTGATCCCGGAGTTCAAATTGTACAGGCTGTAGTTGATCGCCACAAAAGCATATTCCGGTAACAAGGCGGTCAAAGTTTCCTTAAAGGCAACAAACTCCTCTTTACTTCCTCCTACCCAGGCCCCGCCATGGATATATATTAGGAGAGGGGTGCTTTCCGCAGACCTGCCCGCTGGTAGATAAATATCCAAGAGCTGGCTGGGGGATGAGCCATAGGACAGGTTGAGCATCGTCTTCTCCTTTGACACACCAGTGGGGTCATCTATTGTATCAGGGCTGCAGGCCCATATAGCAATAACAGCTAAAGTTAGAAAAGCATATTTTGTGATTTTGTTTAGTGAAGGCTGCATACATTAAAACCATTTGATCAACGAAGCGATGAGTTTTTTTGTCTTCAGGTCATAGGGGGGTCTTATCAGCGTGAGGTTAGTCATTCCTACTCGTTGCTTGAGCACGCCTTTTTGATTGCTGAATTCCAAGAAGCCAAAATATCCATGCGCTTTCCCGAGGCCGCTGTTGTTTACTCCACCAAATGGTAGGTTAGGGTGGGAATAGTGAAGTACACAATCATTGATTACCGCATTTCCAGAACTGGTTTCTTGTATGACAGTTTCATAATTGTCTTTGTCCATTCCGAAGAAATAAAGTGCCAATGGCTTAGGTTTGGAATTGATGTACGATATGGCTTCTTCGAGGCTTTGATAGGTCTGGATAGGGAGCAGCGGGCCGAAGATCTCCTCCTGCATTACTTTCATGGAATCGTCCACCTGGGTCAAAATGGTGGGTTCTATAAATCGTGTGGATAGATTGGTGTTCCCGCCAAATTCTAGTGTAGCGCCATGGTTTTGGGCATCGGCTAGATAGTCTTGCAGCCGGGTGAAATGTTTTTCGTTTACGATCCTGGCATAATCATGGGAATGCTCTATTCCTTTATATTCAGTGTCATACATTTTTTGAAGTCCTACCTTCAACTCCATCAACAGTTCCTGAAGGATACTCTCATGTGCCAGGATATAGTCAGGGGCGATGCAGGTTTGCCCGCAGTTGACAAATTTCCCCCAGAGGATTTTTCCAGCAGCATCTTTTAGGTTCGCATTTCGGTCTATGATCACAGGGGATTTCCCTCCCAGTTCCAGCGTCACAGAAGCCAGGTGCTCTGCCGCCGCTTTCATCACGATTTTTCCTACCGCTGGACTCCCGGTAAAGAAAATGTGGTCAAAGGGTAATTTCAGTAGCTGTTGCGAGGTTTCCGCTTCTCCTTGAATCACAGTCACTTCCGATGGGTCAAAAAGTTCCTTGATCATGTTTTCCAGCAAGGCAGAAGAATTTGGGGTCAGTTCAGAGGGCTTAATAATGGCAGTGCATCCGGCTGCCAAGGCAGAAACCAGCGGGGCAATAGCCAGGTTGAAAGGATAATTCCAAGGGGCGATTATCAAGGACCGTCCCTTGGGTTCCGGGTGGATTTTGCCTGATGTTCCCAGCATAGTGAGTGGGGTGCTTACCCCGACCGGCCTCATCCATTTTTCCAGGTTTTTTAGGGTGTGTTTGATTTCAGTGATCACAGGGTAGATTTCACTCAGATCAGTTTCCGCTTCAGGTTTGCCAAAGTCGCTTTTCAGAGCCGCCCGGATTTGTTTTAGGTTATCCCCGATCCACCCATTGATTTTTTTTATACGTTCTGCACGCTCCCTGGAGTTTGAGGACTTCCATCGCTGTGCGGTGGAGGCCTGGGAATCAAATATAGCTTGAAGATTAGTTTGATTGATAGAATGACTCGATGATAAAGACATGGTAGAGGCGGAATTGGCAAATAAAGTAGATGGGTGAAGATACAAAAGAATCATGATCCCAAATTGGTAAATAGGACTAGTTGATGTATGGTATAGAAGCTCGAAAATCTCGATTTTGAGATTTTCTGATGCATGGATAAAGGCCTATTCCCCTCAATAAGCTTGCACTTGCTTAAAAACCCCAAGCATGAAAAACGGGTCAATCATTCAAAATGATAGCTTTTGATTTATTACTGGCGTTTTTCAGCATGCCCTAATAAGGGGTGTCAATGCGAATACTACCTCTCCTTCCATAGCCCGAATATCATCAATGATGACGGTAACAATAGTTTTTAAATTAAGAGAATTAGTATATTTGTTAGTATTGATATTACTATATTTAGTAAAATAAACTATTATATTATTAAAAGGGAAAGTATAACAATGTTAGGAATCGAGCAGGACACACTGCTGACACTTTTATATAGGAATTGAATGTCATGAAAACACCTGATTAACTGCATAAATACAATAAGAGTATGCCAGTAATCAAGGACTAACCTTATGTCTTGGGATAAGCAAATAGACAGCATATGAAAACTACTTTTAAAATCATTGGAATGACCTTTCTGGTGGCGATGTTGGCCACCGGGGGGACTTTTGGGCAACAGCTACCGCAGTTCAGCCAGTATATCTTCAACGGATTGCATGTCAATCCTGGTTATGCCGGTTACAAGCAGGAGGCCTATATCCAATCGACCTATCGCAGCCAGTGGGTCAACTTCCCGGGTGCCCCGGAGACCTTCACGGTCACGGCGGATCTTTCTGCCAACGAAGGGGCCATGGGCTTTGGGGTTTCCTTTCTGAGTGACAACCTGGGGCCGGCCAAGACCACGGGTGGTCTGTTGACCTATGCCTACCGGATACGTACCGGGGCAAAAAGCCAGCTGGGTCTCGGGGTCAGCGCCGGGTTTTCGCAGTATTCCATAGACGGGAGCATGCTTGACCCGAACGACTATCCGGATTCGGAGATCCCTGACGGGCGGATCAACCTGACCACCCCCAACCTGAACACGGGGCTGTTCTTCAACACGGACAGGTTTTATGCGGGTTTCAGTGTTTACAACATGATCGGGAAGAAGTCATTGGAACGTGAGGACGTGGCCCTGGCCTACCATGATTTCCATTACTACCTTACGGCAGGTGCTATCTTCGACTTTGGGCAGATGGTAAAATTCAAACCCAGCTTTCTAATTAAAGAAGTGAAAGGGGCCCCGACCAATTATGACCTGAACGCCATGTTCCTGTTTGGGGAACGTCTCTGGCTGGGCGGCTCCTACAGAAGCAACATCAAGATCTGGAATGACAACCTTGAGGACAACCTGGGCAACCGGAACGCTGTGGCCGCCATAGTGGAGATCTTCGCCACCAAGCGGCTCCGCTTAGGTTATGCATATGACCATAACCTCAATGTGCTGGAAAACTACAGGAACAACTCCCATGAGCTTTCGGTAGGATATTACATCACACCAAGAACAGCAGTAATGAAAAACCAAAGATGGTTCTGATTATGAAAAAGGCATTTACAATTTTCAGTATTACCGCAGTGATGATCTTTGGGTCTTTAGGGACGGTCCACGCACAGAAGGGCAAAGTCCGCTACGCGGATAAGCAGATGGAGCTGATGAACTACAGGCATGCCCTGGAAGTATATGAGCAGTCCTATGCAAATAAGCCAAACTATGAAACGGCGAGGAAAATATCCGAGGCGCAGGTCATACTCCGGGACTATGACAGATCCTATGAATGGTGGAAGACCACCGTGGGCTACGATGAGGCCGGCAACCCTGACTATATACAGTACCTGAGGTCGGCGCAGCTGACAGACAACCTGGAAGAGGCCTTCAGCATCCTGCAGGCAAAGGAGATATCGGTAGAGGGGCTCAACGTGGCCAAGCTGCTGACCGTCCAGAGCAAAAAGAAAGTGAAGCTGGAAGGTGCCGAAGGGTTAAACTCCGCCGGTTCTGACTTTGATATAACCGTGGATGCCAGCGGCAACAAGTATTTCGTTTCAGACAGGGGAGGACAATATCCGAGTACCATGCCCGGTCTGAGGATAGATGCCAAGAACAAGTATTTCAGCGAGGAAAAGAACGGCTTTACCGACCGGGAGTATTTCTCGGTATATAAGCGGGACACTGCCGGGAACATTTCTGAACTGGTATCAAATGTCCCAGGCACATATAACTTTTCGGATCCGAGTTTTGATAAGAAAAACAATATCCTTTTTTACTCCATTACCCGTGATATCAAGAAAGTAAAGAAGAGGGACAACATCACCGTGCAGCCTGAGATCTATTACAGCAAGCTGAACGAGGGGGTGTTGGAGGGTTTTTTTCCGGTTCCGTTCAACGATTCCATCGGCTATGCGGTGATGAACCCACATGTGGATGAGGAAGCCGGTCGGCTTTACTTCACCTCCGATATGCCGGGGGGCAACGGGGGGACGGACCTGTATTATGTGACGTATGATGAAGACATGACATTCGGAACCCCGGTCAACCTGGGGCCTGATGTCAATACAGCGGGCAATGAATCCCATGCCTTCCGCAAAGGGGACAGGTTCTACTTCAGTTCCACGGGCCATGCTGGAGCGGGTGGTATGGATGTGTTTGAGGCGGATTATACACCTGCCCAGATCTCCGACGTGCGGAACATGGGCATCCCGATCAACTCTGTCGCGGATGATTTCGCCTACCGCATACTGACGGACGAGAACGGCAAAGAGGAGGTTTATCTTTCCTCAAACAGAAAAGGAGGCCAGGGCTTGATGATATTTACGCCATACAGGATGTTTACAGGCAGTTCCTTGCCAGGGTGATCGACTGCGATGGGCTGGTCATCACGGACAGCTACATGGCCACCCTGAGGGACAAGACCCAGAACGGGAACGTCCAGACAACAAGAGGAACCAAAGGGGGGCTTTTGGCGGAGCTGGAGCCGGAGAGTGACTTCGGTATCGTGATCTCCAAGCCGGGCTATTTCAGCGTGACTGACGAAAGCATCACCACCAAGGGGGTTGCGGGGGACACGGTCAAAAGGGAATATACCCTGATCGCCATTCCGTACCAGCTTCCTGTATATGTGGACATTGTCTATTATGACCTGGATAAGTTCAAGATCAGGGATGATGCCAGACCGGCTTTGGATAAGTTAGGGGAGATAATGGACAGGTACCCGTTCCTGGATCTGCTGGTGGCCTCCCACACGGATTCCAGGGCCAGCGATGAGTACAATATCATCCTTTCGAACAACAGGGCCAAGGCGGTCACCGAATACATGGCACAGTATAACATCTCCGCCGACAGGATCAGGTTGGAATGGTTCGGTGAGCAGGAGTTGGCCAATGACTGCGGGGACGGGACCCCGTGTTCTGAGACTGCCCATCAGCTGAACAGACGTTCAGAGCTTGTGTTAGAGGCTTTCCCGGATCCGAGCAAGCAATATGAGATACCGGAGAGCTTCAAAGACATGGACTTTTGTGATACTGATGCCTTGTTTGACGATATCCAGAAGGAACTTGCCGCCATTCCCACTGTTTACTTTGATTTTGACAAGTCCATGCTGCGGTCAGTGCACAAGAAGGAGCTGGAACGTACGGCCATCATGCTGAAACGTATGCCAAACCTGATGCTTTTCATAGAAGGGCACACCGACCAGCGGGGATCTGAGGAATATAACAAACCATTGTCTGAACGCAGGGCGGATGTGGTCAAGAAATACCTTATCCAAAGAGGCATAGAAGAAAGCAGGATGGATGAGACCTGGTTTGGGAAAACCAGGCCAGTCAATGACTGCAATGACATCAGCTGCACTGAGGCCATGCACCAGCTAAACCGCCGTACGGAATTAAGGGTTGGAAAGTCTTCCATTACAGGCAGATAAAAGAAAGTTGATACACTATAAACGAGTGTTGATGTGAATAGTAAAAGTGAAAAGAGGCTGCCAATCGGTAGCCTCTTTTTTAGGTGTAAGTGTGCTTCCTGTATGGTATGCCAGAGACTTTTTCAAAAAACCTTTACTAAGGAAAATAATGACCATTGGTACTTAGGGTGTGTCATAATAATTTATCTTGCCCATATGATAAGGTCCAAACGCCGATTGTTTCTTTTACTTCTCACCTTTCCATTGCTTTCCAGTGCCCTTGCCCAATTCAATCCCAGCGGTACTGCATACAAACTGGTCTGGCAGGATGAGTTTGACCAAGAAGGGATTGTAGATACTATGTATTGGTCCTTCGAAGAAGGATTTAAAAGAAATCAAGAGCTGCAGTGGTATCAAAAGGATAATGCAGAAATAAAGAATGGTAAGTTGGTGATTAGGGGAAAAAGAGAACGGGTTGAAAATACTGATTATACTGAAGGAAGCTCAGACTGGCGGAAAAACAGGGAATTTGCTGAGTACACTTCCTCCAGTATCAATACCCAGGGCAAATATGAATTCCAGTATGGGATCATGGAGGTGCGTGCAAAAATAGATACAGCCATGGGCATGTGGCCAGCAATCTGGACATTAGGTGTCTCCAGGCCTTGGCCATCCAATGGGGAAATTGATGTAATGGAATACTATCGGGTGAAAGGAGAGGCTACAATCCTCGCCAATGCAGCCTGGGCAGATGAAGGACAGTACAATGCCAAATGGAATGAAACGAAAATACCTTTTGAGGAATTTCTAAAGAAAGACCCTGAATGGCCAAGTAAATTCCATCTTTGGAGAATGGAATGGACGGAGGATGTTATCAAACTATACTTGGATGATGAGCTACTGAATGAGGTGGATCTTGTACGGACTGTTAACCCAGATGGATTTAATCCTTTCCACCAGCCTCATTATATCCTGCTTAATCTAGCGATTGGGGGAAATGGGGGTGATCCTAGTGGTTCAGTTTTTCCGAGAGAATATGTTGTCGACTATGTAAGGGTGTATCAGAAGTAGAATTATGTTAGGTTACGCTGCTTCTCCTGAAGCAGCTTAACGGGTATTGTTTCAGTTCTAGTAAATAGAGAATTTTAATAGGGCTCATTTTGATAGTTGCTTCTCCAAGTGCTAAGAGTGACCATCAAACTGTGTCCTCTGCGCCAACCTCCGTGGTTAATGTGAAATTTATGCCCTCAGTCAAATGTCTTGGAGCTATCAGCAATCATGTCATTGATCTCAGCAAGCTCCTTCTCTGTGAGGTCTCTCCATTTACCCACAGGAATATCCAGATGTACATTCATGATCCGAATCCGTTTGAGCTGTACTACTTTGAAGCCAAAGTGCTCACACATTCTCCTTATCTGCCGGTTTAGTCCCTGTGTTAGGATTATTCGGAATTTAAATTTGCTGATACGAACTACAGTGCATGGGTCAGTGACA from Algoriphagus sp. NG3 encodes the following:
- a CDS encoding glycoside hydrolase family 16 protein, encoding MIRSKRRLFLLLLTFPLLSSALAQFNPSGTAYKLVWQDEFDQEGIVDTMYWSFEEGFKRNQELQWYQKDNAEIKNGKLVIRGKRERVENTDYTEGSSDWRKNREFAEYTSSSINTQGKYEFQYGIMEVRAKIDTAMGMWPAIWTLGVSRPWPSNGEIDVMEYYRVKGEATILANAAWADEGQYNAKWNETKIPFEEFLKKDPEWPSKFHLWRMEWTEDVIKLYLDDELLNEVDLVRTVNPDGFNPFHQPHYILLNLAIGGNGGDPSGSVFPREYVVDYVRVYQK
- a CDS encoding OmpA family protein; amino-acid sequence: MIDCDGLVITDSYMATLRDKTQNGNVQTTRGTKGGLLAELEPESDFGIVISKPGYFSVTDESITTKGVAGDTVKREYTLIAIPYQLPVYVDIVYYDLDKFKIRDDARPALDKLGEIMDRYPFLDLLVASHTDSRASDEYNIILSNNRAKAVTEYMAQYNISADRIRLEWFGEQELANDCGDGTPCSETAHQLNRRSELVLEAFPDPSKQYEIPESFKDMDFCDTDALFDDIQKELAAIPTVYFDFDKSMLRSVHKKELERTAIMLKRMPNLMLFIEGHTDQRGSEEYNKPLSERRADVVKKYLIQRGIEESRMDETWFGKTRPVNDCNDISCTEAMHQLNRRTELRVGKSSITGR
- a CDS encoding DUF3127 domain-containing protein; this translates as MELTGKIIQKLPEVGGKSKSGNEWRKQEFILETPGQYPKKVCVALWGDKIDQFSINAGETVTLSIDVESREYNGRWYTEVKAFKVENKGGASAAAMPEVDSFHSEGEEDKLPF
- the purE gene encoding 5-(carboxyamino)imidazole ribonucleotide mutase, translating into MNPQVGVIMGSQSDLPIMAEAAEMLEQLGVSYELTVVSAHRTPERMIDYAHSARERGIKVIIAGAGGAAHLPGMVASMTSLPVIGVPIKSSNSIDGWDSILSILQMPGGIPVATVALNGGKNAGILAASIVGSFDPQVGERLDAYKRTLKEKVEESAAQIESRGWKEILKK
- a CDS encoding aldehyde dehydrogenase family protein; the encoded protein is MILLYLHPSTLFANSASTMSLSSSHSINQTNLQAIFDSQASTAQRWKSSNSRERAERIKKINGWIGDNLKQIRAALKSDFGKPEAETDLSEIYPVITEIKHTLKNLEKWMRPVGVSTPLTMLGTSGKIHPEPKGRSLIIAPWNYPFNLAIAPLVSALAAGCTAIIKPSELTPNSSALLENMIKELFDPSEVTVIQGEAETSQQLLKLPFDHIFFTGSPAVGKIVMKAAAEHLASVTLELGGKSPVIIDRNANLKDAAGKILWGKFVNCGQTCIAPDYILAHESILQELLMELKVGLQKMYDTEYKGIEHSHDYARIVNEKHFTRLQDYLADAQNHGATLEFGGNTNLSTRFIEPTILTQVDDSMKVMQEEIFGPLLPIQTYQSLEEAISYINSKPKPLALYFFGMDKDNYETVIQETSSGNAVINDCVLHYSHPNLPFGGVNNSGLGKAHGYFGFLEFSNQKGVLKQRVGMTNLTLIRPPYDLKTKKLIASLIKWF
- a CDS encoding type IX secretion system membrane protein PorP/SprF yields the protein MKTTFKIIGMTFLVAMLATGGTFGQQLPQFSQYIFNGLHVNPGYAGYKQEAYIQSTYRSQWVNFPGAPETFTVTADLSANEGAMGFGVSFLSDNLGPAKTTGGLLTYAYRIRTGAKSQLGLGVSAGFSQYSIDGSMLDPNDYPDSEIPDGRINLTTPNLNTGLFFNTDRFYAGFSVYNMIGKKSLEREDVALAYHDFHYYLTAGAIFDFGQMVKFKPSFLIKEVKGAPTNYDLNAMFLFGERLWLGGSYRSNIKIWNDNLEDNLGNRNAVAAIVEIFATKRLRLGYAYDHNLNVLENYRNNSHELSVGYYITPRTAVMKNQRWF
- a CDS encoding alpha/beta hydrolase codes for the protein MQPSLNKITKYAFLTLAVIAIWACSPDTIDDPTGVSKEKTMLNLSYGSSPSQLLDIYLPAGRSAESTPLLIYIHGGAWVGGSKEEFVAFKETLTALLPEYAFVAINYSLYNLNSGINSFPQQEHDVIDAVNYILSKTHEWNVSDRIILAGASAGGHLALLHAYKHQQIGNIQAVIAFFPPTDLASLYDFNPITALGLQGLVGGTPESNPGAYKTSSPLSFVDQQSVPSIFFHGTLDTVVPISQSELLAKALQNAGVEYKFTVVPGEGHGFKDSTYSKLLQEASIFLKNLPQ
- a CDS encoding RNA polymerase sigma factor; this encodes MSKRIGPKDSELIAQYRNGSDAAFDLLVDRYKNKMYTTIFLIVKDQKIAEDLLQDVFVKVVNTLNSDKYNEEGKFQPWVMRISHNLAIDYFRKAKRYPTILMEDGSNVFNSLQFAEENVEDRQVREDNIELVKRLIEELPETQKQVLIMRHYLDMSFQEIADQTGVSINTALGRMRYALIHLRKKMNQLNFAYDKTIYPK